The genome window TGGATCCACGCCGTGCGCGGCAGGTGCGGGTGTGAATCCCGTGCCCCCCAGCACCGGGTCGGGGATCGCTCCAGCAGCGGCCTGGGCTGCCTGCGCGGCCGCTCGCTCCGCCGCCTCCCGCTCCTCACGGCGCTTCTTCCTACCGAACACGCGCACCTCTTCCTCGGACTGCCGACACGACCCGCGTGGGTTCGGTCCCGGCGATGGTCGTCACCTCGTGCACGCGGCCATCAACGAGCCCGAGCGAGCGCATGACGCCGGCGGCTGCCGCGAGCTCTTCCTCGGCCCGGGCGCCCTTCATGGCAAGGACGCTCCCACCCTGCCGGACCAGTGGCGTCGTCCAGCGATACAGCTTGTCGAGCGAGGCCACGGCGCGTGCAGTGACGACGTCTGCCACGACCGCTCCGTCGAGCTCCTGCGCTCGCGCGCGCCTGACCTCGACATTCGCGAGCCCGGTGCGCTCGACGACGTCAAGCAGCCACGTCACGCGCCGCTCCATCGGCTCGACCAGCATCACCTGGGCGCGGGGCCGCATCGCCGCGATGACGACGCCCGGCAGCCCGGCCCCCGATCCGACGTCGACGATCAGCCCGTCCTCGGGCAGGAAGGGCACGACAGCCGCCGAGTTGAGCAGGTGGCGCTCCCACAGACGCGCGACCTCGCGGGGACCGACCAGCCCGCGGAGCTCCCCCTCGTCGGCCAGGAACGCGTGAAACGCCTCGACTGCGGGCCACGCGTCACCGAAGAACACCGGCAGGCGCGGGTCACCGTCCCACGGGTCAGCCATCGCATCGGTCGCTGATTCAGCGCTCGGTCCGTCTGGCACTCGGTGGCTCCTGTTCCACGTGAAACGAGCCTGAGGCTCTGACGAGCACCGCCCCTGCGCCCGCTTCGTTGCGGGCATACGCTACCCCGCCGGGCGTCGCCGAGGTTGCCCACCACGCGCCTGTGGATCAGTGCGCCACGACACGGAGCGCGCACTCGCCGTCGCTGCAGCGGCTCACGCCGCGCGGTCGCCACGGACCGCGCGGGCGCGACGTCCGCTCCGTCCGCGCTGTGCCGACCCTGCAACTCCTCGAGGCAACGCTCAACTCTCCGCTCCGGTCGGCCAGGACACGGTCGAGCCGCGTGCGCGGCCCTCGGGCTCGAGGGCCCTGGGTGGCCGCTGCGAGGTCGGATCTACCTGCACCCGTCCGAGCTCCCCGGTGGCGCATAAAGCCCCCGGCTCCTGCGGCAGAGAAGCTAGAACGCGAGGATCCCGTGCTCAGACCACCATTCGTCGCCGCATCTTGGCTCAGCAGATCCCGCGAGGCCCCTGGGCCTCTCGCGGGCTGTACGAGAACGTCGGGGCTCCGTCGCCCGCCTGGCCGTACGGGACCTCTCAAAGGACCTGCGCCCCCGACCACGGGGCGCCAGCACCCACCGCCGTCGGGCCGCTCCCGCTCGCTGCAGGGGGGACCCAGCGCACCTGGGCTGCATGCCGCGCGCGCGGGCGCGACCACCCCCGGACGGGAGGCACGCCGCCCCATATACGGCACCGCTCCCCGTGTCGCACCCTCCCGCGGGGGCGCCGCGCCCCACGGAGGGTCCTCACGCTCGCGGAGGGTCGTCACGGGGCTCCTCACGGGCGGCGCGCATCTCGGGGCGCGCGCCTCACGGAGGGTCCTCCGCGCGCCTCACGGAGGGTCCTCACGGGGCCACACCTCGCCGGGCGCACCTCGCCGCAGGTCCACCCCGGCGGGCGCCTCGCGCGGCGCCTCGCCGGGCCGCCTCACAGAGGGCGCCTCGCGAGGACTCCTCACAGGGGCGCCTCGCAGGGCTGTTTCGCCGAGGGCTCCTCGCTGGGCCTCACGAAGGCCCTCTGCCGGGGTTGACCTCGCGGCGAGCTCCTCGCGAGAGCCCATGGGGGCGCGCCTCGCCGGGGCCCACCTCGCGGGGGGTTCCTCACGGAGCGCGCCCCGCGGGGTGCTCCTTCCCGCGGAGCGCGCCGCAAGCCCAGTGGTCGATCATCCCTGCACGTCCGGGCTCTGACCTCCATGTCGGCGGTACGGGGCCCCTCGCGGTGAACCTGTGACCCAGGACGGCCGACTACCGACCCCCCCGCGCAGACACACCGCTGCAGTCCCCGCGTGAATGCGCACCAGTGGCCGAGCTCTCGACGCGCCGTCCGCATCCGGACGCGTCGACCGCAGAAGCAGCCGCGCCGCCGTGAGACAGGGTGTGGCAGCGCCCCGGCTCTGCGACACCTCCCTCCCGCTGAGTGCGGGCGCCGTGTCGCCGATCCTCCTCCGAGGTAGGTGCAGCCCGTGCAAGACGCGGGGCGCCACCACGCTGTCGCTGTTGCGGCGGTCCGCGCCGGCATCCTGAATCGCGTCGTCGTCTCGCGGTACCGGACGACGATCCACGTGAAACGCGCAGCCCGCAGCGATCGGACCGGTGCACCCACTTGGTCCCCCGTCACTGGGGGCGATGAGGTGCCCGGATCCCGTCCTCTACCCAGGGCCATCTCGTCCGCGTCACCTCGTGATGTCACACGGCGGTGCGGGGGCCCGTGTTCCACGTGAAACCGGAACGCAGCGCCGTTGTCCCTCTGCCGTGTCGCTGTATGGACGACCCGGTGATGTGGGTAGAGGGCACCCCGGCCCGGCGCGGTGTCCAGGGACGTTTCCCGTTCGTTGAAGGCCGCCTTCGCGGCTTCCCACGCGCGCCTCTCGACGGGCAACGCGATTCGTACCGCCCGTTTCACGTGGAACGCTCCCTGCCGGCACGTGAGCGTTCGTTGAGGAGAGACCGTCGAGAGCCGGACGTGGCCGCCCTTCCGATGATCGACGATCCCGTGGTTGCCGACACCGTCGTGCGGAGGGGATACGAGCGAAGGACCCAGCGAGCACAGCTAAGGACCGAAGATCCCGGGACGCGTCACCAACTGCCAGGTGCGCCGCGGTCCTCCATCGCTACGGTCCCCCACCCCTTCCCCAGACACGCCACTGCCCGGCGGGCGTCGGCCAGCCTGGCGCTGACCCTCACGCGACCACCGAACCCCCGCCAGACCCGGCGCCGCGGCACCATCGCGGAGCCGGTCCGGCGCCCACGGACGAGGATGTCGAGCGACGAGTCAGGCCGCCGCCCGGAACGGGACGAGGTCATGGGGCCCACGGGTCGGGTGCCAGCGCCGTACTCGCGCGCCCGCCCTGCCCGAGCGCGCCACGCGCGCGGCAATGCCCCGTCCAGGGTTCGCCAGGTCGCGCCCCCGGGCGGGCCGTCGGCGCACGTAGCTGCGCGCGCACGCCGCCCGGCGGTCCGCGCAGCTCGAACGGTGAACGCGCCACCTCGGCGGGGAGGCCCGCGCCCGCTGCCGGACGTCGCTCGCGGGACGTCGCGGTGCCCCGATCCCCACCTGGTCCTCCCGTGCGGAGCTCCGACAGCGCGCAGAGCCGGCCGACGCCGTTGTGCCGACGTGCTCGTCCTGCACACTCGCGACCCGCCCGGCGCGCCCGATGGGTCGGTCGCGGCCCGGGCGCGCTCGACGTCGCCAGGCTCGCATCCATGCCCGCGCCGCGCGCACCGCCCTCGAGAGTGAAGAAGGCGACTGCCCCGGCGCGCGACAGCGCGGTGAAGGTGAGACGGCATCCAGGGTGGCGCACGACGCTCGAGAGGTCGGCGCCGGTTCCTCCAGGCGCGACGGCGACCGACCGGCACTACAGCCATCCACGGCGCGGCGGCGGCCGACCGGCACCACCGCCATCCACGGCGCGAACGAGTTCGACGGCCGGGCAGTCGCGGGCCACCAGCGGAACCTGGCGACGTCGCAGCTTTGCCCTCGCAGCAGTGGCGAGGCGGTCCGGTGCCACGGACCGAGAACCCGCGTGGCGGCGCTCCCGCTGGCGCCACCACCGTGGATCGACGCCCATCGCGCCGACTGCCCAGGTCACGAGCCTGCTCCGCGATGGTCGCGACTCGGCGGGTTGCTGGCCTCTGTCGGCGAGACGACCATGCCTGCGGCCGACGGAACGGCGCTACAGGACCATCCCTGGCGACGGCAGATCGCGCGGGGGTGACGGGTCAGGTGTCGTTGTCCGCCTCCACGCGAGGGCCGTGCTCGTCGGCGGCGCGCCTCTGGATCGAACCTTCGGGTACCTCCGGGCTCGCCGTCCGGCGCGAAGGCCGGCCTCCGCGACGCGGGACTCGGCGACGCGAGACTCGGAGGGCCGCTGGGCGTGGTCCCCCGTGCATCGGTATGCACGAGCACCATCCAGGCGTCCGCCTTGAGATTGCCGGGGCATACGACATATCCGATAAGCCCACGGGCCAGCCCATGAACGCGCCGGTCACGCCGCCTCGGGATCGTCAGGGCGCACGGCGGACACGGCACACGGAGAGCGTTCCCCGTGTCCGACGACCCCGACCGCTCGGCCTCATCGTCGTCGGCACCGGCGGTCGGCGGCGTGACCCGGCGTAGCCCGGCAGGTGGTCCAGCTCAGCGCACCACCGGTGCACGCCCGGCATGGACACTCCACCCACGCGGTCGCACTTCACCTCGGCAGTCACCACCTCACGGCGGGCTGGCACGACCCGAGGCCGGGCGCACGCGGCGCAGCACTTCGGGACCGAGCGCCCGGCAACCTGGGCGCGCGCTGTTGCGGCGGAGGACCACGGGACCCCCTGCCACGCGCGGAGGCACCGCTGCACCCGGTGCGCGCGGACCTCGAAGAAGCGGCCCCACAGGTGGGCGCGAGGGCCCATGACTCGCTAGCCTCTTCCTCATGCGTCCCGGAACGTCGGGACCGGCTCTGCTGAGTGAGTTCAGGGGGCCGACCGACCCGGTGCCGGTCGACGGCTGGCGTGCTCCTCTCGCCACTCAGGTGCCGGGATCACGGGAGCGCGGACATGTCGTGTGGTCATCCGGTGCCTGTGAATCCGTGCCGGCGGGGACGACCCGGTGCGGCGGTCGGGAGACAGCGCCACGGGCACGCTCATCATCAGATGGACCGGCCACCCCGCCCTACTGCCGAGCACGGCTCCGCACGCGCGCGGGTCGGCCGCGTCCAGTCGGCTTTCGTCTTCGCTCGAGCTGGACCGTACCGAACGATGCAGAGGCGCGAGGAGGACGGCCCCGCTCCAGGGCGGCAGCACCGGCAGGGCGGATGCTCCTCGCCCTGCGGATGGCAGCACGTTCCACGTGAGATCGCGGTACGACTCCCCCTTCCCCATCACCGGGAGAGACATGCGGGCGCGTCCCGCCCTTGTTTCACGTGGAACAGCGTGGCTGCTGCAGGGCCGCCCCGAACTCGATCCCTGCGCCCACGACCACCTCCTGCGGTGCTCCGCGCGGCTTATGCCGGCACCACGCCGTACTTCCGTCCCCGAACCGGACCAGCGCCGCGACTCGCCCACCCGTCGTGCCGCGAGGCGCCGTTCCACGTGAAACACGCGGCGACGTCAGGACCAGGCAAGGCAGAAGGGCGGGTGCCCGAGGCCACCCGCCCTTATGCCCTGCTGTCCGCTCAGATCACGCGGTCCGGATCACCACGCGCCGCTCGGGCTCGACACCGTCGGAGTCGCTCACCAGGCCCGCCTCGGCGACCGCATCGTGCACGACCTTGCGCTCGAACGGGTTCATGGGCGCCAGAGTCACGGGCTCGCCGCCGCTACGCACGCGCTCGATCGCCTCGGCCGCGATCCCGATGAGCTCCTTGCGGCGCGCAGCGCGAAAACCGGCCACGTCCAGCATCAGCCGGCTCCGTTCCCCCGTCTTGGTCTGGACGGCCAGGCGCGTGAGCTCCTGCAACGCATCCAGCACCTGCCCGTCCGGGCCGACGAGGCGCCGGAGGGAGTCGTCGCCGACCTCCTCTGCCACGATCTCGACCGCGGCCCGCCCGTGGTCGACGTCGATGTCGATGTCGCCGTCCAGGTCGGCGATGTCGAGGAACTCCTCGAGGTAGTCGGCTGCGATCTCGCCCTCCTCCTCGAGGCGTGTCACGAGTTCACCATCTGCAGCCGTGCTCGGCTCGGAACTGGCCATCTCATCTCCGTTCAGCGAAGTCGCACCCGCGCCGCCCGACGTCGGACGGGCGCGGACGTGGTGGTCAGGGTGCTGCGGGACCATCGGTCGGCGTCGACGAGGTCCCCTTGCGCTTCTTCTTCGCCCGGGCCGCGGGTCCCGTCGTCGTCGTCGGTGCGTCCGTCACGGCGTCGGCCACCGGTGCGTCCGCAACCGGCGCGTCCACAACCGGCGCGTCCACAACCGGCGCGTCCTCGACGGGTGCGGACGCTGCCAGGGGCTCCGAGCCGGTCGGGCGCGGCTTGTTCCGGTCCTTGCGCTTGGGCTGCTGCCGCTGCCCGCGCGGCTTCTCCTCGATGACCGCGGTGGTGCCGGTCTCCTCGACCAGCTGCCCCCGCGCGGCGGCCTTGCGCGCCTGCCGAGCCTTGTACGCCTTCTCGGCCTCCGAGCCCGGCGCCGGCATCCGGCGGATCGTGTAGAACTGCTGGCCCATCGACCACACGTTCGTCGTGGTCCAGTACAGCAGCACGCCGATCGGGAAGTTGACGCCCGAGAACGCGAAGATCAGCGGAAGCATGTAGAGCAGGATCTTCTGCTGCTGCGCCATGGGGCCCTGCAGCGCGGCGGGCGGCATGTTCTTCATGGTCAGCTGACGCTGCGTGGTGAACGTCGTCACCGACATCGCGACGATGAGGATGACCGTGACGATCTGGATGTGGACGTTGCCGTCGGCCTTGAGGAACGTGCCCGACAGCGGCGCGCCCCAGATCGTCGCCGCCTCGGCCTGAGCTGCGAGCTCCCTGGTCATGGGCCCGATCGCATCGGCGCGGTCGTAGGTCCCGGCGGCCAGACGCGGCAGCTCGAACAGCACGCGGAACAGGGCGAAGAAGATCGGGGACTGCAGCAGGATCGGCAGGCACGACGCGAACGGGTTGGTGCCGTGCTTCTTGTACAGCTCCATCATCTCGCGACTCATGGCCTCGCGGGACGCGGGGTCGCTCTTGCCCTTGTACTTCTTCTGCAGCGCCTGCATCTCGGGCTGCACCAGCTGCATGCCGCGCGAGGCCTTGATCTGCTTGAAGAAGAGGGGGATCAGCAGGATCCGCATCACGATGACGAGCCCGACGATCGACAGGCCCCAGGCGGCGCCGCTGGTCGGGTCGAGACCGATCCACGTGAACAGCTCGTGGAACCTGACCATGATCCAGGCGACCACGACCATCAGTGGGAACAGCAGGCCGTCCATCCAGTCCATGAAGCGGTGCTCCTCGCGAGCGTCAGTGCGCGACCGTGGTCGCGTCGTGAGAGTGGTGCGCGTCGCGCACCGGTGGAACGTCGTCGACGCCACCGGGGTTCCAGGGGTGGCAGCGCGCCACCCGGCGGGCGGCGAGCCAGCCGCCGCGCAGCGCACCGTGGCGTCGCACCGCGATCACCGCGTACTGGGAGCACGACGGGTAGAAACGGCAGGTCGGGGGCGTCAGCGGCGATACCACGCGCTGGTACACCCACAGCAGCCCGAGAAGCAGGGACGTCGGTGCGCGCCGCACCCCCGCCCACACCTTCGTCCACGTCATGGCCGTACCTAGCCGTCGAGCCGTCGCGTGAGGCGCCGTCCCGCTGTGGCGACGGCGCCGTCGAGGTCCCTGCCGAGGTCGGCGGAGGACGCCGACGCGGCCGGGGGCTGCGCGCGGACCACCAGGAGCGAACCCGTCGGAAGGCCGTCGAGGCGTGCTGCCACGAGGGCGCGCAGACGGCGCTTCACGCGGTTGCGCGTCACGGCGTTGCCGATCGCTCGGGACACGACGAGACCGACCGCCGGCGGGCCGGGGTCGGTCGTGGTCGTGAGGTGCACGACGAGGGTGTCTCGGCCCCCACGCGCGCCCCGGCGCACCGTCTGCTGGAAGTCGGCAGATCGGCGCATCCGGTGCGCTGCGGGGAGCACCGGGACGAGCGTCAGGCCGAGAGCTCGGTGCGCCCCTTGCGGCGACGAGCCGCGAGGATGGCGCGACCGGCACGCGTGCGCATGCGCAGGCGGAAGCCATGGGTCTTGGCCCGGCGCCGGTTGTTCGGCTGGAAGGTGCGCTTGGTCACGACGTTCTCCACACGTTTGTCGTAGCGATCGCACGCAGTCGCGCGACCAGGTCCTGGTGCCGGGTTCGACCGCTCCAGGAACGCACGCGGTGAGGCGTGCGACGGCGTCAGGGCGCGCCGGACGGAGCCGTTGAAAGGCTGGACCACGCTACGCTCCCGCCCTCGACGGGGTCAAATGCACGGAGCGTTGTCGTGGTGGCCCGGCGTCGCAGGGGGCGTCACCGACGCT of Cellulomonas dongxiuzhuiae contains these proteins:
- the rsmG gene encoding 16S rRNA (guanine(527)-N(7))-methyltransferase RsmG yields the protein MADPWDGDPRLPVFFGDAWPAVEAFHAFLADEGELRGLVGPREVARLWERHLLNSAAVVPFLPEDGLIVDVGSGAGLPGVVIAAMRPRAQVMLVEPMERRVTWLLDVVERTGLANVEVRRARAQELDGAVVADVVTARAVASLDKLYRWTTPLVRQGGSVLAMKGARAEEELAAAAGVMRSLGLVDGRVHEVTTIAGTEPTRVVSAVRGRGARVR
- a CDS encoding Jag family protein, translated to MASSEPSTAADGELVTRLEEEGEIAADYLEEFLDIADLDGDIDIDVDHGRAAVEIVAEEVGDDSLRRLVGPDGQVLDALQELTRLAVQTKTGERSRLMLDVAGFRAARRKELIGIAAEAIERVRSGGEPVTLAPMNPFERKVVHDAVAEAGLVSDSDGVEPERRVVIRTA
- the yidC gene encoding membrane protein insertase YidC — translated: MDWMDGLLFPLMVVVAWIMVRFHELFTWIGLDPTSGAAWGLSIVGLVIVMRILLIPLFFKQIKASRGMQLVQPEMQALQKKYKGKSDPASREAMSREMMELYKKHGTNPFASCLPILLQSPIFFALFRVLFELPRLAAGTYDRADAIGPMTRELAAQAEAATIWGAPLSGTFLKADGNVHIQIVTVILIVAMSVTTFTTQRQLTMKNMPPAALQGPMAQQQKILLYMLPLIFAFSGVNFPIGVLLYWTTTNVWSMGQQFYTIRRMPAPGSEAEKAYKARQARKAAARGQLVEETGTTAVIEEKPRGQRQQPKRKDRNKPRPTGSEPLAASAPVEDAPVVDAPVVDAPVADAPVADAVTDAPTTTTGPAARAKKKRKGTSSTPTDGPAAP
- the yidD gene encoding membrane protein insertion efficiency factor YidD; the protein is MTWTKVWAGVRRAPTSLLLGLLWVYQRVVSPLTPPTCRFYPSCSQYAVIAVRRHGALRGGWLAARRVARCHPWNPGGVDDVPPVRDAHHSHDATTVAH
- the rnpA gene encoding ribonuclease P protein component gives rise to the protein MLPAAHRMRRSADFQQTVRRGARGGRDTLVVHLTTTTDPGPPAVGLVVSRAIGNAVTRNRVKRRLRALVAARLDGLPTGSLLVVRAQPPAASASSADLGRDLDGAVATAGRRLTRRLDG
- the rpmH gene encoding 50S ribosomal protein L34 produces the protein MTKRTFQPNNRRRAKTHGFRLRMRTRAGRAILAARRRKGRTELSA